TCACATCTCAGTTGTTACTTACATCATCAAtgtcctcatcatcatcaccaatGTCATCGAACTGaatttcatcatcatcaccacctcCAAATGTGTCCGTCTCGTTGATTTTGGCTGTGAACCAACAAATGCATAAATCAGCAACCTGTCAGAACAACCAAGCGGTTTACAGTAATGCAGATACACACCGTGCTCTGGAAGTTCTCCGTAGGCTTTCAGGCTGCGGGCCTCATCGGCATTATACTTCAAAATAACATCGGCCTTGTTGTCCTGTgatagggggaaaaaaaaggaattactGATATTGATTTGAAATTCCAACTGTATGTTACTAAAAACTTGTTTTCATGTCTGATACACTTAAggtctgactgtgtgtgtgtgtctgtatattcCTGTagtaggaatgcatgttttattttatcttgttatattttatcttattctttacatgtgaatgtctgtctgatcctgtgctctgtgagctcctgtaaccaaaaccaaattacTTGTATgcgtagcatacctggccattaaagcttgattctgattctacaACCCACAGATTATGTAGTTGTGAAGTAGTCCATATATTGTAATTGCGAAACATGATATATTCATAGGTAGGGGTTTTAGGCGAAAACTTTTGCCTCAAACAACAGGccaattattgtttttattttggaatCTGTGATGCAACTTTATGACATAACATAAGGTGGGTAAGTGTGCTTGCACTGTATTTGAATGTTGTTGCTACACCTGTAAAACCCTGTCAAAGTGTAATTATACATGACTCGTTGTGCTAAATAGTCAGTTACCTCTTACATCAGTGGAACATTTTGATTCAGGTTGTTCAAACTGGTAACCAGTTTTAGACCGGTGGATTTAAAATGGCACTTTGGCTCATTAATgacaaaataatattatttatgttGCAATTTTGCTTGATGGAAAAATACTAgaaatgtgcttgtgtgtttcaTGTGTTAGCGTGTTTAGCGTGAGCTGATCTGGATGCTAATAAAAAAATTGGCTAAAATATCTACAGTCAGCGAACTTTGCGAGTGCACTGAAGTATAGTTAAAACTCCATACCTGATAATCTCGCAGACCGATGAGTATAATGTCTGACGTGTTTATCCACACCTACAAAGAGAGGATGAAAGCACATAAGATTAAGGGGCCACCACACAGACGCAGAATCTACTtacttaaaacaaacaaaactcattcaaataaaacagtttcCTGACGATGGAACATTcaataagataaaataacatTCTCCGTTTGTCATTTATATTGTCTGATGTCCTTCCAAACATTAACTGACTTTACTTTTTTACTAAAGTGTTCTTCAggttgaaaacaaaaaataaggcaaatcaaaataaaaatgtaatgagaATTAACCAACTACTGTCAGCTAATCTGCCTCATCATTTGAACTAATTCACATGACTTAGCACAAAAGCCTGAACAATCCAAGCACTGAGTCAGCAGAGTCCTCCAGGCAGAATTTTTCCGGACCTTTTTCCGGAGTTTTCCTCGGATGTGACAAAGCCGTTTGACTCCATCGAAGCACATGGCCTCCAACCTGCCGTTTCCCAACATCTTTAATACCTGTGCGTATTCTGTAACACagaagaagatttttttttctttagacatTCTTTAAAGACGTACtggtataaaaaaaaatgctagaTACGTTACTTAAGAATCCTGAATATCGCGACTCACCTTGTCCATCTTCTTTAAACACAAGTTCTCTCTTCTCTGATTCATTCTCGTTCTTACCACGTCGCCTGTTCTTTCCTCCTTTACCTGAAGGCAGAGAGACAAGGATTATTCAAGACAATAATTTTGCTTAAAGCACAAACAAACGATTCAAACGATTACACCTATTACCAACAGAATAGCGGTCCTGTTAACTTTATTTTCTGAGATGTTGgtaacacaaaaaagaaaaatgtgcttTAACCAAGTATAGATGAGGTGCATTACAAAAAAGTGGACAACTCACTGTGGTCTATATCACAGTTCTATACTGAGTTTAACTTGAGCTTTGATGACAGCCTTGAATGGGGGGCTGAAACATCATATTTTTAACTAAATAAACTGCTTTTATTGCTGAGAGAATGTTTTACCTTTTTCCTAACACAATATTGATTacaaaagaaaatcaaacaagTTGT
This portion of the Pygocentrus nattereri isolate fPygNat1 chromosome 24, fPygNat1.pri, whole genome shotgun sequence genome encodes:
- the eif1axb gene encoding eukaryotic translation initiation factor 1A X-linked b translates to MPKNKGKGGKNRRRGKNENESEKRELVFKEDGQEYAQVLKMLGNGRLEAMCFDGVKRLCHIRGKLRKKVWINTSDIILIGLRDYQDNKADVILKYNADEARSLKAYGELPEHAKINETDTFGGGDDDEIQFDDIGDDDEDIDDI